The stretch of DNA GCGCTCCAGCCGGTCGCCGAGCGACTCGACCGCCAGCGACGTGACGATCACAAACAGCCCGTCGATCACGTCCGCCGACTTCAGTGGCAAGACGTTCGGGTGGTCGAGCGACGCGATCATCCGCACCTCGCGGCGGAACTGCTCAGTCGCTGCGTCGTCCATCAGGTGCGTGTGCGGCGCCTTGATCGCGACCCGCACGCCCTCGATCGTGTCGCGGGCCTGGTAGACGGTGGCGAACCCCCCCTCGGCAAGCCGCTTCTCAATGACGTACTTGCCGAGGCGGCTGCGGGGTCGGAGGCGTTTATCGGCAGGCATGCGGTGCATTCTCGGCGGAAGACTGACAGAGTAAACCGCGGAGACGCCCTGAGCGCCAAGATCGCCCCGGAAGGGCTTTTAGACAGGATTGACTGGATCGACTGGAATAACCGCTACCGCGGGGGGCAGCAGGTGAAATTGTAGGAGGGGTCTCCAGACCCCGATTACGCGCACCATGCCGTTATGGAATGGAGACCGTAATCGGCGTCTGGAGACGCCTCCTACAGGCTGCGGCGCAATCGGGTGGCGAGGGCGCTCCGTCAGGAAGCCCCTAAGAAGTGGAGACCCAGACGCCACTGCAACGGGGGCTTCCCTAAGCGGGAGCGCCCCCGCCACCCACCGCTACCTCGTCTGACCGCACTCAAAGCACTTTGTCGATTCAGGTGTGCGGAGGGCTTTTCCACATGCGGCGCATGGTGGTCCGTAAAGCGAAATCCTGTGGTGGAATACTGCGTTGATGTTCGTTTCGTGAAAGCCGGTGATTTCTTTGTAGTGTTCAAGCATTTGGGCGTATGGCTCGGTACTACTTCCTTCACGCCGTGTATAGCCAGTGACTGGGTGCACGCGCGCCCACTCTTCTTCGTCAAGCATCGGCATGTAGGTTTTGCATTGCCAGCACCAGAGAACTTTCATCGTTAAGACTCCTCCGCGTCCTCTGCGAACTCCGCGGAGAACAAGTAGGTAGGGTGCGATGCAGCGCAGCGGAATCGCACCGCCACGGCGTCGAGCGGAGGGCATAACGCCGACCAATCGATACCGGGAAGGTGCGATTCCGCTACGCTGCATCGCACCCTACGATTCAATTCAACGACGGGTCATCCGGCGCCGACTTCGGGTCTCTACCCGGCAGCAGCACCCCCAGCGCGATGCGTTTCGTGACTTCGTCCCAGACTTCGTCGGGTTCGGCGAAGACGTCGTCGACTTGGGCTTGGGTCGTTAGCCAGCCGCCCTGTTGGAGCTCGCCTTCGAGTTGGCCGCCGCCCCAGCCGCTGTTCCCCGTGTAGAGACGGAAGGGGTGTTTGGATTGCCGCACCAGCGGGTCGACGGTGTGCTTCTGCATCGACATGTAGAGGCCGGGGAGGATCTGCTTCTCGCTGAGCTTCTTCGACGTGTGCAGCGCGATCAGCGGCCCCGGCACCGGGCCCCCCTGGTTGAGCTGCTGCTGGCAATCGCAGGGATCGAACTCGACCGCTTCCCAAACCTGCTCGATCGTCCGGTCCACCACCCGATTGAGCACCACCCCGAGCGCGCCGTCGTCGTTGTGCTCCAAGAGCAGCACGACAGTCCGCTGGAAGTTCGGGTCCCGAAGCTTCCGCGAGGCGACGAGAAGATGGCTGGAGAGGGACAAGGGGAGGGGTTAGGGGCTGAGGGGCTGAGG from Botrimarina mediterranea encodes:
- a CDS encoding YqgE/AlgH family protein, producing the protein MSLSSHLLVASRKLRDPNFQRTVVLLLEHNDDGALGVVLNRVVDRTIEQVWEAVEFDPCDCQQQLNQGGPVPGPLIALHTSKKLSEKQILPGLYMSMQKHTVDPLVRQSKHPFRLYTGNSGWGGGQLEGELQQGGWLTTQAQVDDVFAEPDEVWDEVTKRIALGVLLPGRDPKSAPDDPSLN